The following proteins come from a genomic window of Longimicrobium sp.:
- a CDS encoding CBS domain-containing protein, with amino-acid sequence MNRHLDPTSFHEVGDLFPGEVEVLSVGPHVPVGEALRLMLSAGYSQVPVIDNGTVRGLFSFATLARVVATEPKFELHTLLVGDVMESVPFVTVRDSLHSVLPMLEEREAILVGSPSGLQAVATPTDALRYLYKLAKPFVLLGEIEKALRALITMRTPGALLSECIDNSIRKMYEEQQRQVPEKLDEMSFEDLRSLVISGKNWKYFEGTLGQNRALISSKLERIRVLRNQVLHFRSELSSLDQQDLVAMRDWLRDKAQTAQPSAPEDQDD; translated from the coding sequence ATGAACCGTCATCTAGATCCGACTTCGTTCCACGAGGTTGGGGATCTTTTTCCCGGGGAAGTCGAAGTTCTCTCGGTCGGTCCACACGTTCCGGTCGGTGAGGCGCTACGTCTGATGCTGTCCGCGGGTTATTCTCAGGTGCCTGTTATAGATAACGGGACCGTGAGGGGATTGTTTTCGTTCGCTACGCTGGCTCGCGTAGTTGCGACCGAACCAAAGTTCGAGTTGCACACGCTGTTAGTTGGAGATGTCATGGAATCTGTTCCTTTCGTTACCGTCCGAGATAGCTTGCATTCTGTTCTCCCGATGCTTGAAGAGCGTGAGGCGATCCTCGTTGGTTCACCGTCAGGACTGCAGGCGGTAGCTACCCCGACCGACGCACTCCGCTACCTTTACAAGCTTGCAAAGCCATTCGTACTGTTAGGTGAGATAGAAAAGGCTTTGCGAGCACTGATCACGATGCGTACCCCAGGAGCATTGCTCTCTGAATGCATCGATAACTCCATCCGGAAGATGTACGAAGAGCAACAGCGTCAGGTACCTGAGAAGCTGGATGAAATGTCCTTTGAAGATCTTCGTAGTCTTGTAATCTCCGGAAAAAATTGGAAGTATTTCGAGGGTACGCTAGGCCAGAACCGCGCTCTTATTAGTAGTAAGCTCGAGCGCATTCGTGTTCTCCGGAATCAGGTGCTTCATTTCCGCAGTGAATTGAGCAGTTTAGACCAGCAAGATCTTGTGGCCATGCGTGACTGGCTACGCGATAAGGCTCAAACGGCCCAGCCCAGTGCTCCGGAGGATCAGGATGATTGA